Genomic window (Maylandia zebra isolate NMK-2024a linkage group LG11, Mzebra_GT3a, whole genome shotgun sequence):
ATTCATGAAGAGACTGATGAATTTTTACAACAAGGTGCACGCTGCTGCCACTCCCGTTGTGGAGGGCTTACGTGACAATGAGCGTTCACAGGATGTCAGGGAATTTGCTGAAAATCTGCAGAGCAAGCCTGAGTACCAAGCCTTTGTGAAAGTTGCCTCGTAAGTTTTCACCTATAACTATCCTAGTAACGCTTAATGTTTCACAGGCGGCtccaaaagaaaataaaccttTGTAAGCTGCTAATGTCATTACTTGAAACATAATTTGCTATTAGATGCTACTTAATTAACGTTTAGATTTCACAATTtcagcacaaacacatacagacagtTTTTATggttttgttgatttatttggTAAATTCTTTAATCATGGATACTTTTAAAATCAtccatttttcctcttttcatcAGTGCTATCGGTCAGGAAGCAATTCCCTTAGTGGACAAGGCTCGTACAGCAGCACTGGGTGTCTATGAACACTACCTGCGCCCCCACTTTGGCATCACCCTGGGCAGGGGCATTGACCACGCTAAATCAATCCTGGACGAAGTCCTGCCCGCTGAGTAAAGAAGACCAACTGGAGCAAACTGCCTCTCAGCAGCCCTTGTTAGATGATAGGTCATAGTAACTACACCGGAGAAGAAGAATACAAATACTATTCTTTGCCTCTTTTAAATCAAAATACTTGTCCAATCATGCAGAGttaaaaccatgaaaaacaTGTCAACACCACATATGCAAATTGTGCATGTACAGTATTTTATGTTTGAAACACTAACCAGAgtttgtgtgtgactgtgtacgTAATGTGGGCG
Coding sequences:
- the apoa2 gene encoding apolipoprotein A-II, coding for MNAKYVFALILVLQVSMSLCTLPEPSPEMVELYNTHKATFMKRLMNFYNKVHAAATPVVEGLRDNERSQDVREFAENLQSKPEYQAFVKVASAIGQEAIPLVDKARTAALGVYEHYLRPHFGITLGRGIDHAKSILDEVLPAE